The genomic DNA CAGCGCGATCAGGCCGATACCCAGAAGTGCCAGCCACAGGAAGGTGTAGCCCCGCAGGTACCACAGCACCGCCAGCACAACGCCGGCTGCGCCCCAGAGCGTAAAGAGTCTCCTGCTGGCAAGCAGGCCGAAAGCCAGCAGCCCGGCGTGGGCCACCAGTGCCCACAACTGTTTGCCCGCACCGCCGCTGATGATGGTGGAGAGCCCGCTCAGCGAGAGGATTGCCGCCGCGGCCGCCAGGACAATGGTGCCCCGGTTTTCTCGTTTCCGGAGGTACTCGTAGGCGGCCAGGCCGGCCAGGACGCATGCCCAGTACTGCAGGGACCAGAAGCCGTTGACGTCTCCGAGGAGAAGCCATGCAATGCGCTGGACCGCCAGCGCCGTGAGGAGCGCCGCTGCCTGTACCGCCGGTTCCCGGAACCTTGCCGGCACCTCGATCAGCCCAACGCCCAGCGCCGCGGCCAGGGTCAGGGAACCGGCCGCCGCCGAAGCATCGGGTGCCATGGCCGGGACCGCTGCCAAGGTCAGGATGAGGGAGGCACCGGCGCCGATGATGTGTCTCCGCAGGACACCGTCCCGGTGCTTCGCTCCCGCTTCCGCAGCGTGCCCCGGGATCAGCAACCGGATTGCCAGCAGCACCGCTGCGGCAGCCCACGCAGGGACCAGCGCGGCATACCCCGTCTCCAGCAGCCCGCCCAGCGCCGAGCCTGCCGTGGACCAGCTCAGGAAAAGCATGCCTGCCGCCACCAGGGGTGGCAGCCCGACCGCCAGCCAGGGACGCTGTCTGGAGAAGGACAATGCCAGAAAGAGGGCACCGGCAAAGCCGAAGACTGCCGCTGCCAGCAGGGCGCTGCCCGATGCTGCCGCCAGAAACAGGGCCGCCGCCGTATACGCTGCCGAGATTGAGAGCAGTGCCGTGCGCAGGGGTATCTCCAGGGTGTGCCGGAACTCGCCCCATAGCCCGGCAGCGGCCAGTGCCAGCAGGGTTGCTCCGGCTGCCACCGGGCTGAGGACCGGTTCCGGGAGCAGCCCTGCTTTGTCAAAGTCCGGCAGGCGGGTCAGCACTACGGGCAGTGTGCCGAGTGCCAGGCCGGCGATATAGATGACCCACTGCGAGCGCGGCTGACGGTCTGCATTCCACCGGATAAAGGCAACTGTGGCACTGAGCAGCAGCAGGATCAGTTGGACGGTCACGACGTCCCGTCTGACGCCGGGTCCTGCGTTAATTGCATATCCCAGAGGCGCCAGCAGCAGGAGGCACAGGCTGACCCACCCCGAGACTTCGGCGTATCCCAGATTGCCGAAATGCCGGTCCAGAAGCGTCCGGATGATGTGCTGGGCAGCGAGGACGGCGGTTCCGGCAACGAATGTCCCATGCCGTCCCGCACCAAGGTCCACAGCCACGAGAACAGACAGGAGCACCACGAGTGCCTGGATACCCAGAAGATACAGGCCACGCGTGGTGAGCTCCCGGTTCAGTGCCAGCGAGGCACAGTAGACGAGGGCTGCCAGCGCCAGCACCTCATAGCCGTGTATCCCGAAGACTCCACCGCCGAGCATCGCTGCCGCGGTGAACCCCGCCGGTGCTGCCACCTCGTACGAGGCGAATCGCAGCAGTACCAGCGAAATGGCGATGTTCGCTGCCAGCCCTCCCCAGATCAATGCCAGGCTCCACACCACCGGCGCATCAATGCCTCGGGACGCAGCGGCGGCAATCACAACAATCAGTCCGGCCGACAGCATCAGTGCAGCCGCGAACGGCAGGGCTGTACCCCGCCGCACCCGCATCGCGGTGGACAACTGGATCAGGACAGCCACCGCAGCGGCGGTGGTCAGGAGGAACATAGGGGTTCCGTCCTGTCGCCCGGAACCCATCAGGACCACATAGGCCAGCGCTACGGTTCCGGCGGCACACAGGCTTCCCCACTGGGCAGGACCGGCCAGGCCCAGCGGTTCCAATTGGCGGGCGAAAAGTACCCGCAGCACTTCGCAGACGGCGATGCCCACCGCAGCCGCGGCAAAGACACTGTGAATTTCCCCGGTCAGGTCTGCCGTCACCAGGGCGGCAAGAACAATCAGGAGAACCTGCGCCGCCAGCAGATAGGCACCACGGAACGGGTTGGTGCGTCCGAGGACAAAATAGACGCAGTAGATCAGTGCGGCGGAAACCAGTACCTGATAGCCGCGCACCCCCAACAGCCCTGCCCCTGTGGCAGCGGTAGCCACAAAACCGGCAGGAGCCAGCAGAACCGGCCAGGAATGCCGCAGCAGCAGTGCAGTGAGAATATTCAGGGCCAAGGCTCCTGCGAGGACAGCAAGGGCGACGGTCCCGTCAGTCGCGTCCACGGTGCGGACGCTTACGCTGAGCAGCAGCGCCAGCGCCGAAGCGGCGGTGGTGGCTGCGAGCGCGGCGTGGCCGGCTCCCCGGTCCGGACCGGCAGCCGCAGCGCGGGGGCGTACGGCGGGGGCAGGTGTGGTGAAGGGGCCGGCCGCGGGGACGACGGGACCGGAAACGGGGACGACGGGACCGGAAACGGGGACGACGGCTGCCGCCCCGGTGTCCGGGCTGACCCGGGACCGACCTGCCGCTGTGAAGGCGGCTACGCCCTGCGTGATCAGTGCAGAAGTGACGGCAATGACGAGCAGTGCCAGTCCGGTTCCGGGCCGGGCCGCCGTATCGGTCAGGATGTAATAGGCCGGTGCCGTCATTGACAGCGCCGTCAGCGTTGCCCACATAAAGGTCCGGGCCAGTCCCAAGGGCCGCAGGCGTCTATGCAGGACGATCCTGGCGAGATGCTGGACGGCGAGTGATGCCGCCAACGCCGTGAAGATGCCGTGCACATCCATGCCCAGGTCCGCTGCCGCCAGCCCCGTCAGGACGGTTATCAAAACCTGTCCCACGGCTATGTAGAAGGTACGGTGTCCGCGCGGCCCAAACTTCCGGACCATGAGCACGCAGTACACCAGTGCCGCCGCAACCAGAAGCTCGTAGCCGCGCACGCCCAACAGCCCGGCACCCATCAGGGCAGCGGCCATGAAGCCCAGCGGGCCGGCCGTCAGGAACCGGCTGCGGGCAAGACGAAGCGTGGTCAGGATATTGACGGCAACCAGTACCCAGAGCGCAGCCACGGCATGGGTTGGCTCCAACCGCGGTTCGAAGCACAGCACCAGGACACCAGCGGCGGTTCCCGTTGCCGAAGCGAGGATCACCCACCCCGGGACGTACTCCGGTTTCCCTGCGGATACCCGGATAACTGACGCCGTCTGATTGGCGGCCATGGCCACTACGGCGGTTAACAGCGCCCAGGACCAGCCGTCCGCTCCCCCCGCGCCCGACACCGACGCCAGCACGGTCAACGGGAGCAGCAGAACACCAGCGGCCCTGGCTCCAAGCACAAACTGCATGCGTGTTGCTTCTCCCCTGGCACGCACCATCAGGTACGCAGTAAGCGCCGCCGTGACCAGGACGGATGGCCACAATGGTTCCTTCGCCAGCAAAGCATGAGGGACAAAAGACAGGCCCAGCGGAACAATGGCGGCGAATTCCAGCAGCCCGCCCACTGTCCTTGCCGCTGCAAGATAGGTGCCCAGGACCACCAGGATGGTGGCCGAGAAGATCATTGTGCTTCCCGATGATTCCGATGTGCCAAGGGCCTGGAACAGCCCGGCGGCAAGACCCGTGGCAGCCTGCATCACCAGCAGGGCGGCCACGTCTGTGCGGAAGAACCTGCGCGCCCGGATTTCCGGCTCCACGGCCGGTTTCTTCGCAAGGCTGACCCCGCCCGCGGCGGGAGCCGGGTCCGGCGTTCCGCGGCGCGGCACTGCTCCGCCGGCAGCCTGCCCGCCCGAAGGTACGCCCGTTGTTCCTGCGCCGCGCCGACCAGCTGCTGCTTCTGCGTCCAATCCCTCGTCCAGGGGCAGTCCTGCAGTCCGTGAGGCGATCTGCAGCAGAGCCGCTGCTCCATACACCGGTTTCCGCAGCAGGATGCCGGACAGCTGCGCTGCGATCTGTATGGCGAACGCCAGCAGCGTCGCCTGCGTACTGCCGGTGAAGGAGTAGCAGAGGGCGGTGAGGCCCACGGTTCCAGCGGCGCGCAGGCCGTAGCTGTTGGCCAGCTGGTTCCTCGCCGGGCCCTGCCACATCATGACTGCGTAGTGGAGAGCGAAGGCCAGGAACAGGATGGACAGCTGCCCCGCCGTCAGGTCCCCGGATATCTGGACCGCGGCAATGGCCGCGGCAGGAACCAGGTACCGGTGCGACCTCACGAAGGCGTCGAGATACAGATTGTTCAGCCACTTCGGCCGCCGGATCGCGGCAAGGCTGATCAGGGTTGCGAGCACTACGGTAAACAGGAAATACCAGATGATCCCCGACCGGAGGACAGCGCCCGAGGCCAGTCCGGATGACAGCAGGAACGTCAGTGCCAGGTAGGTAACTACCCGGCTGTCAATCCTCGCGGCGGCAAAGGCAAACGCCACGGTGCCCGCCAGCGACGTGATAAGCCATGCGGCCGGACCGTCCTGCAGGACCACTGTGTGCAATGCCAGCCCGACAACCGGTATCAGCGCCAGTCCCGTACCGGTGAAGGCCACGGCAGCCGGACGAAGGCGGCGGCTGCGGGCATGCACAACAAGCCCGGATACATAGAACAGTGCGGTGACCCCCACAACGCCGAGGAAGCGTGCCCCGGCCGGGATGGCCAACCCAATAAACAGGGCCGCGGCCGCAACGAGCAGCAGACTCGCGGAGTACAGCGTGATGTTGATGTTCCGCAGGTCCCTCCGCCGTTTCTCGGCCTGCAGCTGTGCCTCGGTTTTGACCGGAGGAGCCGGCCTGGCGGGCCTGGGCGGCACGGGAGTTGAGGGAGTCGCGGGCGGGAGACCACGGCGTCCGCCTGTTCCTATTGAGTGTACCGGAGCACCCGTGCTGCCCGGGGCCGGAACATAAGGGGATTGTGGTGCTGAGGACACCGGGGTGGAGGCCGTACCGCTCTGCCCGGCCGGGGTAACGGGAGAGGCAGCCGGGACGGAGGGCGGGGGTACCGGCCGTGACGGCGCGGGTGCCGAGGGGGATGCCCATACCGGGGGAACCGGCTGTCCGGGCTGCCCTGCGCGGCGGTCGGCATGCCCCGGACCCGCGGGCGGGCCGGCAATCCCCTGCCCGGCCTGTACCGCGTCCCGGGGAGCGGCCGGCCCGGCTGCTGCAGGACCCGTCACTGGATTTCCTGTCGCCGGCTGTCCCTGCCCGGCCGCCACCCCGGCGCCTGCCTGCCCGTAACGCGCTGCGGCGGCGGCCAGCCCCGCACGGTAGCCCTCGTCATAGATCTGCGCCGGCGGCGGCACCCGGCGGCCCAGCAGGTCCGTGCCCCGGCCCGCCTTCACACCGACGACCCGTCCCACGAAGAAACTGGCTGTTATGGCAGCCAGGAATAGCAGGAAGACCCCCATGTCACTGCTTCCTTCCGGTTGGCGTAATTGCTGCCCATCCTAAGGTGCGGCACGCCGCCCGCAGTGGCACCCGCGCCCGCGGTTGTGTATAACGCCGCCGCTATGCGCCGCCGGGGACTCCTGTGGAGGAGAACAGGCAGCACCACCGTGCAACAACTGATTCGCACCGGCTGCGATGCGTCTCGGGCAGACCTGTTCCGGCCCGCAGACCCAACTGGTAGCGTCATCGGCGCACGAGGGTAGCGGTAACCACGCAGACGACAGAAAGGCCCTCACGGCCATGTACCTTTCGGTCCTCGGAACCCACAGCGGCATGGACACCGGCAGCATCACCGGGACGGTGCAGGTTCCCAACTCCAAATACCACGCCCACCGAGCATTGATCCTGGCGTCCCTGGCACCGGGCACCAGCCGGATTTCCGGCCTCACCGACGCACGCCACGTGCAATACACCGTGGCCATGCTCCGCCGGCTGGGCACCGGGATCGATGTGCAGGACGATACCTTCGTCGTCCACGGCGGCCCCTACCAGCCGCGCAGTGCCGCCGTGTCCGCGGGCAGTTCCGGCACCACTCTTTACTTCATGGCCGGACTTGCGTCGCTGGCCTCCCGCGACGTCGTCGTGACCGGCCAGAAGTACTTCCAGCGCCGTCCCGTCGGCGCCCTGCTGGCCGCGCTGCGCCAAATGGGGGTGGACATCTGGGCACCCAATGACTGCCCGCCGCTGCACGTCACGGCCGGCCGGCCGCACGGCGGAGAAGTGCATATCCCCGGCACCCTGTCGCAGTGGATATCCGGGCTTCTGCTGCTGGCGCCTTTTGCCCGCAGCCACACCACGGTGGTAGTTGACGGCGAGCAGAATGAGAGCAGCTACATAGAACTGACGGTAGCCATGATGCAGCGTTTCGGCCTGCAGGTGGACGTCTCCGAAGACTTTCGCCGTTTCCGGATAGCCCCGGACCAGCAGGCTGTCCCCACAGATCTGCGGATGCCGCCGGATATCGGATCCGCTGCCTTCGGTATCGCTGCGGCGGCCCTTCACCCGGCGGATGTGACGCTTGAGGGACTCCCCGCCGTCTCTTCTGCCGGATCGGACCACCCCGAAGCGGACTTCCTGGACCTGGCAGCGGAGATGGGGGTGCCCATGGTGGCCGACGCGACAGCCGGCTCCGTCAGCATCCGCCACAGCGGACTGCAGTTGGCGCCCATCGACGTCGACTGCCGGCGGGTGCCTGACATGCTCCCGGTCCTCTCCGTGATGGCATGCCTGGCCCGGGGCCGCAGCACGTTCCGGAACATTGACCACGTGCGGATGAAGGAATCGGACCGGGTCGCTGCCATGCTGCAGTTGAATTCGATGGGGGCCAACCTTACCGTGGAGGGCTCCACGCTGATGATCCACGGCGTCTCCGGGCTCAACGGGGCGGATCTCTCCTCGTTCAACGATCACCGGGTCCTGATGTCCCTGGCGCTGGCTGCCACCGCTGCCGAGGGCCGCAGCACCCTGAGCTACCCCCACGCCTACCGCATCTCCTACCCCGAGTATCTTGCCGCCATGACCACGTTCGGGCTGCGGATGCAGGTGGAGGAGGGGGTTATCCGTCGGCCCCGCATCACCCGCCCCGTCCGCACTGCCAGGGGCAGCCGGCCGCGCACCATCACCGGTCAGGCCGGGGTGGAAGCCGCCGCGTCGGTCACTGGGCCCGAATGGGTCCGGCGGTGGTCCGCAGAACGGCCCAATGAAAGCGCAGTGATCGACGGCGGCGCCGGCACCGCCGGCCATCTGACCTGGGCGGAACTGGACGCCCGGGCTGACAGGGTTGCAGCAGCCCTGCTGGACCTGGGGATCCGGCCGGGCGACCGCGTGGCCTTCCAGCTCCCCAACCGCAGCGAATTTGTCATCCTCGCTGTCGCTGCCCTGCGCATCGGCGCCGTCGCTGCCCCCATTATGCCGATTTTCCGCGAACGCGAGGTG from Arthrobacter zhangbolii includes the following:
- the aroA gene encoding 3-phosphoshikimate 1-carboxyvinyltransferase, yielding MYLSVLGTHSGMDTGSITGTVQVPNSKYHAHRALILASLAPGTSRISGLTDARHVQYTVAMLRRLGTGIDVQDDTFVVHGGPYQPRSAAVSAGSSGTTLYFMAGLASLASRDVVVTGQKYFQRRPVGALLAALRQMGVDIWAPNDCPPLHVTAGRPHGGEVHIPGTLSQWISGLLLLAPFARSHTTVVVDGEQNESSYIELTVAMMQRFGLQVDVSEDFRRFRIAPDQQAVPTDLRMPPDIGSAAFGIAAAALHPADVTLEGLPAVSSAGSDHPEADFLDLAAEMGVPMVADATAGSVSIRHSGLQLAPIDVDCRRVPDMLPVLSVMACLARGRSTFRNIDHVRMKESDRVAAMLQLNSMGANLTVEGSTLMIHGVSGLNGADLSSFNDHRVLMSLALAATAAEGRSTLSYPHAYRISYPEYLAAMTTFGLRMQVEEGVIRRPRITRPVRTARGSRPRTITGQAGVEAAASVTGPEWVRRWSAERPNESAVIDGGAGTAGHLTWAELDARADRVAAALLDLGIRPGDRVAFQLPNRSEFVILAVAALRIGAVAAPIMPIFREREVALALHRARARLFVTVEEFRGRRPAEELAGLLQRAGGTDPGTAASVERVLVVRDTPSRRPLPRVPGGPEFADWTDTLERARPDHRVLAQYAPAARDAAQLLFTSGTSGEPKGVVHRHSTLSRAAAMEVTHLGLTSDDAVFIPSPLAHQTGFLYGMWLSFVLGCPQVLQPVWDAERALALMSGWRATFVQAATPFLSDLVRAVDTGAPAPSSLRIFVNTGAAVPRHLAERATRVLGARICGAFGTTETCLGTLASPRDEPVKVWGTDGRALAGVQTRIVDDDGRLLPDGVEGNFELDSPTVFEGYLDRPDLTKEVFTEDGWYRTGDTGVIDADGFLRITGRVRDIINRGGEKIPVAEIEQLLYRHPAVADVALAAMPDDRLGERACAFVVPAPGNLPRLTDLTAFLDGHQVSKHYWPEHLHLLEDIPRNAVGKVQKFLLREMARSFTDGDSVSSALPSPDRSSL